A window of Roseiflexus castenholzii DSM 13941 genomic DNA:
GCCAGAGATCGCCGGTCATTGACCGGCGATTTGTATTTCTTCAGACGATTATGCCCCATCCGATGAATGCTGCGGCGACGAGGACGATGATGGCGTAGGCGGCGATCGCCTGCCGGTCGCGCAGCGATGGCGTTGCTTCTGTCCTGGCGCCGATGCTGACCGCTGTCGCACCCATCAGGAAACTGATGATCAGAAATGCAGTAAGCGCCATGAACGGCACATTGATGAACCCCAGAATATCCAGGTAATCGACTGTGCAGGGGATGCCGTCAACGCACGGTGGCGGCGGCAACCAATCGGTTTTGACCAGAAGGTAATGGTAGAGCGAGATACAGGCGCCAGAGAGGGAGAGCGGCAACACGTAGAGATGAAGCCCGCGATCACGGCGCAGAATGCCGATCAGGATGAGCGCGACCAGCGGGTACATCAAAATGCGCTGGTACCAGCAGAGAACGCAGGGGGGCCAACCGAGCGCCTCGCTCATGAACAGGCTGCCACAGGTTGCCACTATTGCCTGGAGCAGTGCCAGGTGCCGTCCATACGATGCGAAGAAGGCGCTTAGCCGGTCTTCTTCCGCTGCCTGGATCGGTCCATCGGGGACCTCGCCGACAGCGATGCTTGATGGTGTGTCGGTTACGCTCATGCTCAACCTCATCGTTTTCTGCTGCGCTTCCCGATTCTGGTGTGCGCAACGGATCAACGAACCTTAATACGTGTGGTATACTTTTCTATCCGTGATAGGAGATTGTATTGGTCCAGGACCTTGTATGTCAACCTTGCTCGTCACCGGTTTCGAGCCGTTCGGCGGCGCTTCGGTCAATCCTTCGGCGGAAGTTGTGCGTCGTTTCACGAACAATGGTAAACCGCCAGATGCGGTCACTGCCATTCTTCCGGTCGATGCCGTTCAGGCGCCTCGTATGATAACCGATCTGCTGCTCGATCACCAACCCGATCTCTGCCTGATGCTCGGACAGGCGGACGGGTATGCTGCGCTCACGGTTGAGCGTGTGGCGATCAACCTGTGCGATTTTCGCATCCCGGATAATGCCGGCGCTCAACGGGTCGATGAACCGATTGTAGAGGATGGACCGGCAGCGTATTTCTCCACCGCGCCGGTGCGCGATGTAGTGCGGGCGATTCGCGCTGCGGGCGTGCCTGTTGATCTCTCTCTGTCGGCAGGAGCGTATCTATGCAATATGGTGTACTACACTGCACTGCACGTCTGCGCCACGCATTGTTTGCCAACGCGATGTCTGTTCATTCACTTGCCGTCGCTGCCATCGCAGGCAAGCGCTGATCGCGCGCCTCGTCCGACAATGGCGCTCGAAACAATGTATGCAGGGGTGTGCGCTGCATTGCGAGCGGGATTGGGGGGTGAGAACTGAGAACGGAGAGGCGGAAACGACGGCGAGACCCATCTGCGCGCATCCGTCGCGATCCGTATTGGTACGCATGCGTGCGCTCCCCCTGCTCCTGAGCCGAACCGAGAATCGAGAACCAGGAACTCTATGCCTGTCTCTCGCCTCTCGCCTCCCGCCTCGTCCCTCTCGCCTCGCCACAAATGCGAGACACATCTCGCGCTACGCCATTGTCGGGCCCCGCTCGCCGCTCGCCGCTCGCCTTGCCCCTCTCGCCTCTCATACCAATGACCGATGATCATCCGGCATTGTCACCCCGAGCAGGGCGAGGAGTCTTGCACGACCCGTTCAGATTCCTCGCTGCGTTTACCCTGAGCGAAGCGAAGGGCTCGGAATGACCAGCATGCGGCATCGTCAATCGTCATTGGTATCACCCCTCGCCCCGCTCGCCTCGCCTCTCGCCTCGTCCCTCTCGCCTCGTCCCGCTCGCCTTGCCACCAATGCGAGATACATCTCGCGCTACGCCATTGTCGGGCCCCGCTCGCCTCTCGCCTCGCCACCAATGCGAGATAAATCTCACGCTACGCCATTGTCGGGCCCCGCTCGCCTCTCGCCTTGCCACCAATGCGAGATATATCTCGCGCTATGCCATTGTCGGGCCCCGCTCGCCTCGTCCCTCTCGCCTTGCCCCTCTCGCCTCTCATACCAATGACCGATGATCATCCGGCATGGTCACCCCGAGCAGGGCGAGGGGTCTTGCACGACCCGTTCAGATTCCTCGCTGCGTTTACCCTGAGCGAAGCGAAGGGCTCGGAATGACCAGCATGCGGCATCGTCAATCGTCATTGGTATCGCCTCTCGCCTCTCGCCTCTCGCCTCTCGCCTCGCCACCAATGCGAGATAAATCTCACGCTACGCCATTGTCGGGCCCCGCTCGCCTCTCGCCTCTCACTTTGCCCCGCTCGCCTCTCGCCTCGTCCCTCTCGCCTTGTCCCTCTCGCCTCGCCCCTCTCGCCTCGCCACCAATGCGAGATAAATCTCACGCTACGCCATTGTCGGGCCCCGCTCGCCTCTCGCCTTGCCACCAATGCGCGATACATCTCGCGCTATGCCATTGTCGGGCCCCGCTCGCCTCGTCCCTCTCGCCTTGCCCCTCTCGCCTCTCATACCAATGACCGATGACCATCCGGCATTGTCACCCCGAGCAGGGCGAGGGGTCTTGCACGACCCGTTCAGATTCCTCGCTGAGTTTACCCTGAGCGAAGCGAAGGGCTCGGAATGACCAGCATGCGGCATCGTCAATCGTCATTGGTATCACCCCTCGCCGCTCGCCTCTCACCTCTCACCTTGCCACCAATGCGAGATAAATCTCGCGCTACGCCATGGTCGGGCTCCGCTCGCCTCTCGCCTTGTCCCTCTCACCTCGTTTCTCTCGCCTCGCCACCAATGCGAGATAAATCTCGCGCGACGCCATTGTCGGGCCCCGCTCGCCTCTCGCATCGCCCCTCTCGCCTTGCCACCAATGCGAGATACATCTCGCGCGACGCCATGGTCGGGCCCCGCTCGCCTCTCGCATCGCCCCTCTCGCCTTGCCACCAATGCGAGATACATCTCGCGCGACGCCATGGTCGGGCTCCGCTCGCCGCTCGCCTCTCACCTCTCACCTTGCCACCAATGCGAGATAAATCTCGCGCTACGCCATGGTCGGGCTCCGCTCGCCTCTCGCCTCGCCCCTCTCACCTCGTCTCTCTCGCCTCGCCACCAATGCGAGATACATCTCGCGCGACGCCATGGTCGGGCCCCGCTCGCCTCTCGCCTCGCCCCTCTCGCCTTGCCACCAATGCGAGATACATCTCGCGCGACGCCATGGTCGGGCCCCGCTCGCCTCTCGCCTCGCCCCTCTCGCCTTGCCACCAATGCGAGATACATCTCGCGCGACGCCATGGTCGGGCCCCGCTCGCCTCTCGCCTCGCCCCTCTCGCCTCGTCCCTCTCGCCTTGCCACCAATGCGAGATACATCTCGCGCTACGCCGTTGTCGGGCCCCGCTCGCCTCTCGCCTCGCCCCTCTCGCCTCGATGTCAATATGCCCGCGCGAAGATGACCTGCTGGGTTGTCTCTTTGCCGGTGTAGATGCACCTCCCCGCCTGTTGCGGTTGGTCGAGCGGGATGCAGCGAATGGTAGCGCGCGTCTCTTCCTGGATTCGCTTTTCGTCTTCCATAGTTCCCGCCCAGTAGCAGCGCGCAAAACCGCGTTCGACCTGTTGTTTCAGTTCCTCATAGGTCGTGACATCGGCGGTATGCGTTTCACGGAATGCCAGTGCGCGCCGGTAGAGCGCCTGCTGAATTTCCTCAAGCAGCGCAGCGAGGCGGGCGGTCAGTCCTTCCTGAGGAACGAACGATTTACCTTCGCGCCCTGGTTGGTCGCGCCGGGCAATGGCGACGCTTCCTTTTTCGATGTCTTTCGGACCGATCTCGACGCGGATAGGAACACCTTTCAATTCCCACTCATTGAACTTGAATCCTGGCGTCAGATTATCGCGGTCATCGACCTTGAAGCGCAGGAGTCCCTTCCATTCGGCGGTCATACGCTGCACCGCTTCCATGACCACACTGCGCTCGGCATCGTTCCGGTAAATCGGCACGACGACGACCTGTGTCGGCGCCAGGCGCGGTGGGATGACGAGGCCTTCATCATCGGAATGGGTCATAATCAGGGCGCCGATCAGGCGTGTGCTGACGCCCCAGCTGGTCGTCCAGGCGTACTGAATGGTATTGTGCTGATCGGTATAGGTAATATCGAAGGCGCGGGCAAAGTTCTGCCCCAGGTTGTGCGATGTTCCCGCCTGAAGCGCCCGTCCGTCCTGCATCATGGCTTCGATACAGTAGGAGCGCAGCGCGCCGGGGAACTTTTCTTTCTCCGATTTCAGCCCCCTGATTACCGGAATCGCCATATCCTTCTCAACGAAGTCGGCATACACCTCGTGAAGGATCAAGAGCGTTTCGCGTTCGGCATCTTCCTCGGTGGCATGCACCGTGTGCCCCTCCTGCCAGAGGAACTCGGTGGTGCGCAGGAAGGGGCGGGTGCGCATCTCCCAGCGCATCACGTTTGCCCACTGATTGATCAGCAGCGGCAGATCGCGGTAACTTCGCACCCATTTGGAATAGAAGTAGCCGATGATCGTTTCCGAGGTCGGTCGGATGACATAGGGTTCGGCAAGGTCTTCGCCACCGGCACGGGTTACTTCCGCCACTTCGGGCGCAAAGCCTTCGACGTGCTCGGCTTCTTTCATCAGGAAACTTTTTGGAATGAGCAGCGGAAAGTAGGCATTGACATGACCGGTCGCCTTGATCCGGTCGTCCAACCCGCGCTGGATCGCCTCCCACAGCGCATAGCCGGTCGGTTTGAAGACAATGCACCCTTTGACGACCTCCGCATAGTCGGCGAGGTCCGCCTGTTGCACAATATCGAGATACCACTGCGAATAATCCTGCGCGCGGGGAGTTATTCCTTCCTTGGGCACGGTTACACCTTTCTATGTTCCAGAGTCAACAGACTATCGCTTCTTTCATGGCTCTAGAAGGTTGTATCTGGCGCGCCCTCGAACAGGTCGCTCACGGTGACTGCCAGACCGGGCAGGCAATCGAATGTCAGCACATCGCTCGATGACGCCTCACGCGGCGCTGCGTACCGTCCCGAACGATCCAGGCGGTACACACTCACTGCACGGATCATCGGTCGAATCAATGCACATTCGGGAACGCCTGCGAGTGCATATGCAGGCAGCTTAACCTGTTCATCATACGCGGCATTTCCCGGCGACAGCACTTCAACAATCAGATCCGGCACGCCGTGGATGCGACCGTCGTGAATAATCGCGCTATGTTCACGCCGCACAAACAGAAAATCCGGTTGTACCGGATCACACCCTGGCATGAGCACGCCAACCGGCGCCGTAAAGGCATACCCAAGCCCTTGATTCACCGCTGGCAGACCGAAGCGCTCCATCAAACGCATGATAACCCATTGGTGAAACGTGCTCGGAGCCGTGGTCATGTACAGCACTCCGTCGATGACCTCATAGCGCCGTCCATCGTCGGGCAACGTCTGCCAGTCCGCGAAAGTCCAGCGGCCCTGCGGAGGTCCGGCGATCACAGGGGCGTCGGTTGGCACAATCAGGGCGGTCATAGCAGTACTTTGAACATCTCTCATAACCCGGCGATGGTTGCGTGTCAATCCGTGCGTGTGATGCTTCGCAGAATTCCAATTATACCATACGACTGAAGAAGCATCGAAATCGGAACAAGCGGCATAACATAGCGAAAAATGCCAATGGGTAGCCAGAGCATCAATCCTGCGAGGGTGATAATTATCCATGCGCTGATTAAGACAATTTCAACATCGTTGCTTCCCGTCCAGCGCGACAGTCTGACCGCCAATGCTGCGGCGCCAATGATCAATAACAGGTGACTGCCAGGCAGACCGCCAGCATTAACTTCGCCTTCATCACTTAGAAAAAACCAGATAGCCCTCATCCGATCAGTTGGTGTTGGTAAGGGATGACACCAGGACAATTCTGGATTGCACCCTATATCAGTACCAAAGTCCAGCATCCGCCGGATGCCTTCGACCGGTTGCCGGTAGAGCGCAGGATTGGAGAGAAAGAATACCGTCCAGGCGCACAGAGCAATGGCGACGACGGCGCGCTTTGGCACAAACGGCGTCACTGCGAAGCGGCGACTGCGCCAGACGGCGAAGATGACGGACACAAAGAGGCAGGTTAGGACGACAAGAGCGGCATTGAGTTTTGTTCCTAATCCCAGACCGCAGACTACGCCGCACGCAATGGTCAAGAAGATGGCGCGCCGATTTCCCTGGCGCCAACTACGCAGCATCTCAGCGCATATC
This region includes:
- a CDS encoding Uma2 family endonuclease — protein: MTALIVPTDAPVIAGPPQGRWTFADWQTLPDDGRRYEVIDGVLYMTTAPSTFHQWVIMRLMERFGLPAVNQGLGYAFTAPVGVLMPGCDPVQPDFLFVRREHSAIIHDGRIHGVPDLIVEVLSPGNAAYDEQVKLPAYALAGVPECALIRPMIRAVSVYRLDRSGRYAAPREASSSDVLTFDCLPGLAVTVSDLFEGAPDTTF
- the pcp gene encoding pyroglutamyl-peptidase I, with translation MSTLLVTGFEPFGGASVNPSAEVVRRFTNNGKPPDAVTAILPVDAVQAPRMITDLLLDHQPDLCLMLGQADGYAALTVERVAINLCDFRIPDNAGAQRVDEPIVEDGPAAYFSTAPVRDVVRAIRAAGVPVDLSLSAGAYLCNMVYYTALHVCATHCLPTRCLFIHLPSLPSQASADRAPRPTMALETMYAGVCAALRAGLGGEN
- the proS gene encoding proline--tRNA ligase — encoded protein: MPKEGITPRAQDYSQWYLDIVQQADLADYAEVVKGCIVFKPTGYALWEAIQRGLDDRIKATGHVNAYFPLLIPKSFLMKEAEHVEGFAPEVAEVTRAGGEDLAEPYVIRPTSETIIGYFYSKWVRSYRDLPLLINQWANVMRWEMRTRPFLRTTEFLWQEGHTVHATEEDAERETLLILHEVYADFVEKDMAIPVIRGLKSEKEKFPGALRSYCIEAMMQDGRALQAGTSHNLGQNFARAFDITYTDQHNTIQYAWTTSWGVSTRLIGALIMTHSDDEGLVIPPRLAPTQVVVVPIYRNDAERSVVMEAVQRMTAEWKGLLRFKVDDRDNLTPGFKFNEWELKGVPIRVEIGPKDIEKGSVAIARRDQPGREGKSFVPQEGLTARLAALLEEIQQALYRRALAFRETHTADVTTYEELKQQVERGFARCYWAGTMEDEKRIQEETRATIRCIPLDQPQQAGRCIYTGKETTQQVIFARAY
- a CDS encoding disulfide bond formation protein B encodes the protein MSVTDTPSSIAVGEVPDGPIQAAEEDRLSAFFASYGRHLALLQAIVATCGSLFMSEALGWPPCVLCWYQRILMYPLVALILIGILRRDRGLHLYVLPLSLSGACISLYHYLLVKTDWLPPPPCVDGIPCTVDYLDILGFINVPFMALTAFLIISFLMGATAVSIGARTEATPSLRDRQAIAAYAIIVLVAAAFIGWGIIV